One Mycobacterium paraseoulense genomic window, CCAAGGCACCGGATGGGTCTGCCCCAACGAGGCACGGGCGAAGAACAACGTCGTCATCTATGTGCAGGCGTGCCAATACGGCAACGGCGCGCCGGCCACGGCGACAATCATGGACAAGATTGCGGCGAAGATACCCGGATAGATCCAGAAGGAAGGCTTTTGCAGGCCACGACGAGTAGCATGGGCAGTGCTACTGGGTTCGAAACCCTAACCGTCAACTTCTTGAGGGTGTGACCCTCTACTGGCTCAGCTCGATTGGAATCTCATGGCGAGAGTGACACTTTCGGTCGCAGGAGTAGCAATCGCCGGCGCCCTCGCCGCGATATCCAGCGGCTTAGTCGACACGGTGGCGCGCTCGGATCCGTCTCTTCCATGTCCGCCGATCGCTCGTTGTGACCCCGCCTCGGGCGGAGAGCCGCTGGCCACGCCCGATAGTCCCGAAGCTGTCAGCTCGTTCTCGGGCGGTCAACCGGTCGGCATGCCCGGCAGCCCTGAAACCATCAGCGGTCCATCGGGCGGCCAGCCGCTGGGCACGCCCAACAGCTCTGGACTCTCCGGCGGACAACCGCTCAGCACCCCGGATGGCCCGCATCGCGCACAGCCCTCGAAATAGGAACGCCGATAACGTTTTTGCGCCGGGGGGCTATGCGGGTATCTTCTCCGAGATCCTGTCCAGGATTGTCGTCGCGGCCGGAGCGCCGTTGCCCCATTGGCACACGCTCACAAATGCGACCACGTTGTTCTTTGCCCGGGCCTCTTTGGCGCATACCCAACCGACGGCCTGGCCATCCTGGTCCAGTTGTGTTGCAGTCCAACGTACTTCCGTGTCGGTGGCGTCGGTTTTTTGAAGTCTCCAGCGAAAATCATCCCTGCGACGGATGACGGCATTGTTGCAGGGATCGAGTTGCTTGGTAAAGGCGTTGGCCAGCAACTGCATGGCTGCCTTCGCATCGGCGAACGTCACAACAGTCTGAAAGACCCAGTGGTCGAAGGTGTCCTTGTCCTCTTTGTACTGATTGCTCCGCCATGCGGTGTAAACCACGCCAACCGTGTCGGTGTTCGGCGCGATCAGTGGCTCGCACTCGGGGTTACCCTCGTCGATGACAGCGGGCGTTGGCGGTCTGGTCGAGCCCGGCGGAGGCTTAAACGCCCAGTTGAGTTTCGCCCCGACGATGTCACCAACCGCGTCCGGTGCCAAGATCAGCGAGTCGATGGCACTGGGCGCCAGTGTGGGTGTCACCGTGGGCGTCACCGGCCTTGCGCTGTTGCCGCCGCCCTGCCCGCCGCCGCACCCAACCGCCAATGCAACCACACCAGCCCCGAGCGTCGAAGCCAAAAAATGAATCCTCATTTTATTCCTTGTTGGAGAGCAAAAAGCTCTATCCCGGTATCTTCGCCGAGATCTTGTCCAGGATTGTCGCCGCGGCCGGAGCACCGTTGCCGAATTGGCACACCTGTGCGTATATGACAACGTTGCTCTTTGCCCGCGCCTCGTTGGCGCAGACCCAGCCGGTAACCTGCCCGTCCTGCAATTCTGTCGCCGTCCACCGCGCATCGGTGCCCGTGGCATCCGTCTTTTGGAATCTCCAGCGGTATTTGTCATCTTTGAGGTGGACGACGGTATTGCCGCAGGAATCTAGACGCTTGACAAAAGCGTCGCCCAGTAATTGCGTCGCAGCTTTGGCGTCGGTGACCGTCGCAACAGCCTGACGGACCGAATGGTCGTAGGTGTCCTTGTCCTCTTTGTATCCATTGTTCCGCCATGCGGTGTAGGCCACACCAACCGAGTAAGTGTCCGGCCCGATCAGCGGCTCACACTCAGGGTTACCCTCGTCGGCGAAAGCGGCTACCGGAGGGGAGATCCAACCCGGCGGAGGCTTGGACGCCCAGTTGAGTTTCGAGCCGACGATATCGCTAGCCACGTCGGGTGCCAAGATCAGCGAATCGATGGCATCGGGCGACAGTGTGGGTGCCACCGTGGGCGTCGCTGGCTTGGAGCTATGCTCGCCAGTCGGCCCGCCGCCACACCCAACCGCCAACGCGACGACAGCCCCGAGCGCCGAAGCCATGAAACGAATCCTCATTTCGTCTCCTTGCTAAAGGCGCGAAATCGATACTGTCTGCTCGAAAGATATGAGCAATGCCGGTGGCCCGGATCAACTTTCCACCAACTCGCGTGACATCACCTGCCGGCCTTGATTTCAGCCTGAATCCCCGTGTATCACAAACGGATTGCCGGCCTTCCAAAGTTGTCTACAGGCAAGACCCGGTCGCACTGAGCGGCAGGTCATTGATGGAGATCGTGGGCTCTTTGATGATCTTGCTTTCTGGATTGGACACGTCCACAGTCAATGCCCTGTTGTCATCGGCCCATCTCCATTCCGTCAAGTTCTCGTTATGCCACGGAGGGGGTATGAGGGCAGGGTTAGGAGCAACGCGGCCGTGGCATGGCCGCAGCTTGTCTTTGTACCATCCGTTCGGGGATAAATTCTTGGACAATTGCTTTCCGACGAAGTCGACGGCGACGTCGTAGGGCACCGTGTAGGAGTAAAACTCCTGTGTCATCGGCTGCCCGGACTTGTCGACATTGTTGATCGTCTTGGTAAGGACCGATCCTGGTGGCAAGTCGATGTCGGCCGCCGCGGAATGCGGACCCGGTGGGACGGTGGTGGTTGGCGTCGTTGGCGTCGTTGGCGACGTTGCCGCAGTGGTCGGCGTTGTCGTTGGTGCGCCCGTTGTTTGCGACGGTGGCGCCGGTGCGTGATGGCTGCACGCAGCGTTCGCAAGAACCGCCGTGACCGCGAGCAGTCCCCCAACCTTGCAGCTGACGAGGTGTTTCATGAGTCGGAGCTTCGATTACGGGCGGCATAGCGGCTAGGGCCCTAGGTCACGTCAACACGGCCAGAAGTCCATAGGGCCGGCCCTTGCCGCTTCCAAGACGTTGATATTTCCGTTCGCCTGCTCCTAACGCGCCTTCCGGAGATCGGCGAGCGAGTTTCGCAGTCCCCCGTCCATGCGGATCTGCACCGCCGCCACCGCCACCATCACCGCCGCGGTCACCAGGTGCACCACCGCGTCGGTGACGTTGTTGGGAAAGGTGAAAACAACCGCGACCTGGTGGGAGAAGAAGGC contains:
- a CDS encoding sensor domain-containing protein — encoded protein: MRIRFMASALGAVVALAVGCGGGPTGEHSSKPATPTVAPTLSPDAIDSLILAPDVASDIVGSKLNWASKPPPGWISPPVAAFADEGNPECEPLIGPDTYSVGVAYTAWRNNGYKEDKDTYDHSVRQAVATVTDAKAATQLLGDAFVKRLDSCGNTVVHLKDDKYRWRFQKTDATGTDARWTATELQDGQVTGWVCANEARAKSNVVIYAQVCQFGNGAPAAATILDKISAKIPG
- a CDS encoding sensor domain-containing protein translates to MRIHFLASTLGAGVVALAVGCGGGQGGGNSARPVTPTVTPTLAPSAIDSLILAPDAVGDIVGAKLNWAFKPPPGSTRPPTPAVIDEGNPECEPLIAPNTDTVGVVYTAWRSNQYKEDKDTFDHWVFQTVVTFADAKAAMQLLANAFTKQLDPCNNAVIRRRDDFRWRLQKTDATDTEVRWTATQLDQDGQAVGWVCAKEARAKNNVVAFVSVCQWGNGAPAATTILDRISEKIPA